In the genome of Desulfovulcanus ferrireducens, the window CCGGAAGAGGCCAAGGCCCTTGGTTTGGATAAAGTTCAAGGTCTTCTGGTTACAGGAGTGCAGGATGGCTCCAAGGCTGACTTAAGCGGAGTGCGGGCTGGTGATGTGATTTTGGAGGTCAACGGTCAGGAAGTTCACTCTATACAGGAGTTTAAAAGGATATTTGAAACTGATGCCAAAAAGAAAAAAGTGCTTATGCTCTTGATCAAACGTGATGGGCAGAATTTATTCAGGATTATTTCCCTGGAGGACTAATATTGAAAGGGTGAAGCGGAGAGAGAATCGGAGAAAAGAATCCCCGTTTCACCCTTTCCTCGTTTCCCAATTACTCCGTTTCATAATGGCAAGGGATTTAATTTGAAATGCAGAAGTATTTGTTCAGGCCGGGGTGTAAAGTTAACCTGTACCTAAATATAGTTTCAAAGCTGGACAATGGTTATCATCAGCTTGAATCTTTGTTCTATCCTCTTCCAAAACCTTTTGATGAGCTGGTAATCGAGGTTACCACTCGGAAAGAGTTTATACTTAAATGTTCCATACCTGAGCTGGAAAATGAAAATATTCTGGAGAAGGCCTATCTTGCATATGGTAAGAAAACCGGCTTCTGGCCGGGTTTAAATATCTATTTACGTAAGAAAATTCCTATAGGTGCGGGATTAGGGGGAGGAAGTTCGGATGCGGCATGTATGCTGAAGTTCTTAAACTCATTGGCCAAAGATAGGGCTCTTTCTGAAGAGGATTTGCTTGCCCTGGGAAGCGAGGTGGGGGCTGATGTCCCCTTTTTCATTCTCAATTCACCGGCTTGGGTAACAGGAATCGGGGATAAGAT includes:
- the ispE gene encoding 4-(cytidine 5'-diphospho)-2-C-methyl-D-erythritol kinase, which translates into the protein MQKYLFRPGCKVNLYLNIVSKLDNGYHQLESLFYPLPKPFDELVIEVTTRKEFILKCSIPELENENILEKAYLAYGKKTGFWPGLNIYLRKKIPIGAGLGGGSSDAACMLKFLNSLAKDRALSEEDLLALGSEVGADVPFFILNSPAWVTGIGDKIRLENVLLTGWHALLVCPRIHISTAWAYRAWDVKQKKDYLLTREGGKDKKATFTRTLVLYNSFEQVVLPEFRLLYDLKLIMVRSGASAVVLSGSGSSMIAFFRRAELQEQASLILSQLSIPFYTYHF